One Hippoglossus hippoglossus isolate fHipHip1 chromosome 13, fHipHip1.pri, whole genome shotgun sequence genomic window carries:
- the stim1a gene encoding stromal interaction molecule 1a isoform X1 — protein sequence MEFNTCVSLWIFCLCLAGESWSEKTSSPSSDSPGESGVPDFCRIDDSLCKDENALLSFEAIRSIHKQMDDDANGNVDVSETDGFLREDLNYHDPKAKHNTFHGDDQFISVEDLWNAWKGSEVYNWTVDEVVEWLITYVELPQYVEAFRKMSFNGSAMSRLAVKNTTLTLSILKILDRSHVQKLQLKALDTVLFGAPLMNRHNHLKDFMLVVSIVIGMGGCWFAYIQKRYSKDHMKKMMTDLEGLQRAEQSLHDLQQKLQIAQEEHRTVEVEKVTLEQKLRDEINAAKQEAQRLRELREGTENELSRQKYAEEELDQVRMALKKAEKELESRSSWSPPNSLQKWLQLTHEVEVQYYNIKKQNAERQLLIAKEGAEKIKKKRNTLFGTFHVAHSSSLDDVDHKILSAKQALGEVTAALRERLHRWQQIEILTGFTIVNNPGLPSLASALNLDSNSMGGRATPLHFIMSDDMDDMDEDMVPGTLQSPSMMSLRQRHIDPQLAMGSQRLVESCLLPGQQGEGSPYPSRSRAALRQARSQSFGQLDCLPLPPLSSAVSHPSIICTSIPNPQSLSSFSSSCLPSSVGGCVAPHSSHLYHASFQPMDPIPDFTFSDVSKAHSSCSDGLGDLNRSDSDSSLSLSQVGDRLSAYSSKGHLIKPTSLMHGMSSRSEDALSLHAHTLNGGNRVHESSPGETVTDSPVLVKKVYSMEESPSMGEINSLSESSRSFSPNSTEPDTPSPTGGQLGAAGPKVNSRIPQLSSKKSPLEEDSGSTGEETDSTASRKKHTFKIFKKQRK from the exons ATTTTTGTCGCATCGATGACTCACTGTGCAAGGATGAGAACGCCCTTCTCAGCTTTGAGGCTATCCGTAGTATCCACAAGCAGATGGACGATGACGCAAACGGCAATGTAGACGTGTCGGAGACGGACGGC TTCCTGAGAGAAGATCTTAACTATCATGACCCAAAGGCCAAGCATAACACCTTCCATGGGGATGACCAGTTCATCAGTGTGGAGGACTTGTGGAATGCGTGGAAGGGCTCTGAAG tGTACAATTGGACAGTGGATGAGGTGGTGGAGTGGCTCATCACATATGTGGAGCTGCCACAATACGTGGAAGCATTTCGCAAGATGAGTTTTAATGGCAGCGCCATGTCAAG GCTTGCCGTGAAGAACACCACGCTGACTCTCTCTATTCTCAAGATATTGGATCGCAGCCACGTGCAAAAGTTGCAGCTCAAAGCCCTGGACACTGTACTGTTTGGAGCTCCCCTGA TGAATAGACATAACCACCTGAAGGACTTCATGCTGGTAGTGTCAATTGTCATAGGCATGGGTGGTTGCTGGTTTGCCTACATCCAGAAGCGCTACTCCAAGGACCacatgaagaagatgatgacaGACCTGGAGGGGCTACAGAGAGCTGAGCAGAGTCTGCATGACCTGCAACAGAA GCTGCAGATCGCCCAGGAAGAGCACCGCacggtggaggtggagaaggtgaCCCTGGAGCAGAAGCTGAGGGATGAGATCAACGCAGCCAAGCAGGAGGCCCAGCGCCTGCGAGAGTTGCGCGAGGGCACAGAGAACGAACTGAGTCGCCAGAAGTACGCAGAAGAAGAGCTGGACCAG GTGCGTATGGCATTGAAGAAAGCTGAGAAGGAGCTGGAGTCACGGAGCAGCTGGTCGCCTCCGAATTCTCTCCAGAAGTGGCTGCAGCTCACCCATGAGGTGGAAGTACAGTACTACAACATCAAGAAGCAAAACGCTGAACGGCAGCTCCTGATTGCCAAAGAAGGG GCagagaagataaagaaaaagaggaacacTCTCTTCGGGACTTTCCATGTGGCTCACAGCTCCTCCCTGGATGACGTGGACCACAAAATACTGTCAGCAAA ACAAGCCCTGGGCGAGGTGACGGCTGCGTTGCGGGAGAGGCTTCATCGTTGGCAGCAGATAGAGATTCTCACCGGCTTCACCATCGTCAACAACCCAGGCCTTCCTTCACTGGCCTCAGCCCTCAACCTCGACTCCAACTCAATGGGCGGCAGAGCCACACCTCTGCACTTCATCATGTCCGACGACATGGACGACATGGACGAGGACATGGTGCCCGGAACTCTGCAAT CTCCCAGTATGATGTCCCTGCGCCAACGCCACATTGACCCCCAGCTGGCCATGGGCTCCCAGAGGTTGGTAGAGAGTTGTCTGTTGCCGGGGCAGCAGGGCGAGGGATCCCCATACCCATCCCGGTCTCGGGCCGCCCTCAGACAAGCACGTAGCCAGTCGTTTGGGCAGCTCGActgcctccctctgccccctctgtcctcagctgtgtctcatccctctatcatctgTACCAGCATCCCAAACCCCCAGTCCCtgtcctccttctcttcctcctgtttacCCAGCTCTGTGGGTGGTTGCGTAGCCCCTCATTCCTCCCATTTATATCACGCCTCTTTCCAGCCCATGGACCCCATTCCTGATTTCACCTTCTCAGATGTCTCCAAAGCTCACTCCTCGTGCAGCGACGGCCTCGG GGACCTGAACCGTTCCGACTCTGACTCCTCCCTGTCACTCTCCCAAGTTGGTGATCGGCTCTCAGCCTACAGCTCCAAAGGCCACCTAATCAAGCCCACTTCTCTCATGCACGGCATGTCCAGTCGCTCGGAGGATGCCCTCTCACTGCATGCTCACACCCTGAACGGAGGGAACCGCGTACACGAGAGCAGTCCCGGCGAGACCGTCACCGACAGCCCCGTTCTCGTGAAGAAGGTGTACAGCATGGAGGAGTCCCCCAGCATGGGAGAGATCAACAGTCTGTCAGAGTCGTCCCGCTCCTTCAGCCCCAACTCCACTGAACCGGACACACCGTCACCTACAGGAGGGCAACTGGGGGCCGCAGGGCCAAAGGTTAACAGCCGCATCCCGCAGCTGTCCTCCAAGAAGAGCCCCCTGGAGGAGGACAGCGGCTCAACAGGAGAAGAAACAGATTCCACTGCCAGCCGCAAGAAACACACCTTCAAGATCTTCAAGAAGCAGAGGAAATAA
- the stim1a gene encoding stromal interaction molecule 1a isoform X2, producing the protein MEFNTCVSLWIFCLCLAGESWSEKTSSPSSDSPGESGVPDFCRIDDSLCKDENALLSFEAIRSIHKQMDDDANGNVDVSETDGFLREDLNYHDPKAKHNTFHGDDQFISVEDLWNAWKGSEVYNWTVDEVVEWLITYVELPQYVEAFRKMSFNGSAMSRLAVKNTTLTLSILKILDRSHVQKLQLKALDTVLFGAPLMNRHNHLKDFMLVVSIVIGMGGCWFAYIQKRYSKDHMKKMMTDLEGLQRAEQSLHDLQQKLQIAQEEHRTVEVEKVTLEQKLRDEINAAKQEAQRLRELREGTENELSRQKYAEEELDQVRMALKKAEKELESRSSWSPPNSLQKWLQLTHEVEVQYYNIKKQNAERQLLIAKEGAEKIKKKRNTLFGTFHVAHSSSLDDVDHKILSAKQALGEVTAALRERLHRWQQIEILTGFTIVNNPGLPSLASALNLDSNSMGGRATPLHFIMSDDMDDMDEDMVPGTLQSPSMMSLRQRHIDPQLAMGSQRDLNRSDSDSSLSLSQVGDRLSAYSSKGHLIKPTSLMHGMSSRSEDALSLHAHTLNGGNRVHESSPGETVTDSPVLVKKVYSMEESPSMGEINSLSESSRSFSPNSTEPDTPSPTGGQLGAAGPKVNSRIPQLSSKKSPLEEDSGSTGEETDSTASRKKHTFKIFKKQRK; encoded by the exons ATTTTTGTCGCATCGATGACTCACTGTGCAAGGATGAGAACGCCCTTCTCAGCTTTGAGGCTATCCGTAGTATCCACAAGCAGATGGACGATGACGCAAACGGCAATGTAGACGTGTCGGAGACGGACGGC TTCCTGAGAGAAGATCTTAACTATCATGACCCAAAGGCCAAGCATAACACCTTCCATGGGGATGACCAGTTCATCAGTGTGGAGGACTTGTGGAATGCGTGGAAGGGCTCTGAAG tGTACAATTGGACAGTGGATGAGGTGGTGGAGTGGCTCATCACATATGTGGAGCTGCCACAATACGTGGAAGCATTTCGCAAGATGAGTTTTAATGGCAGCGCCATGTCAAG GCTTGCCGTGAAGAACACCACGCTGACTCTCTCTATTCTCAAGATATTGGATCGCAGCCACGTGCAAAAGTTGCAGCTCAAAGCCCTGGACACTGTACTGTTTGGAGCTCCCCTGA TGAATAGACATAACCACCTGAAGGACTTCATGCTGGTAGTGTCAATTGTCATAGGCATGGGTGGTTGCTGGTTTGCCTACATCCAGAAGCGCTACTCCAAGGACCacatgaagaagatgatgacaGACCTGGAGGGGCTACAGAGAGCTGAGCAGAGTCTGCATGACCTGCAACAGAA GCTGCAGATCGCCCAGGAAGAGCACCGCacggtggaggtggagaaggtgaCCCTGGAGCAGAAGCTGAGGGATGAGATCAACGCAGCCAAGCAGGAGGCCCAGCGCCTGCGAGAGTTGCGCGAGGGCACAGAGAACGAACTGAGTCGCCAGAAGTACGCAGAAGAAGAGCTGGACCAG GTGCGTATGGCATTGAAGAAAGCTGAGAAGGAGCTGGAGTCACGGAGCAGCTGGTCGCCTCCGAATTCTCTCCAGAAGTGGCTGCAGCTCACCCATGAGGTGGAAGTACAGTACTACAACATCAAGAAGCAAAACGCTGAACGGCAGCTCCTGATTGCCAAAGAAGGG GCagagaagataaagaaaaagaggaacacTCTCTTCGGGACTTTCCATGTGGCTCACAGCTCCTCCCTGGATGACGTGGACCACAAAATACTGTCAGCAAA ACAAGCCCTGGGCGAGGTGACGGCTGCGTTGCGGGAGAGGCTTCATCGTTGGCAGCAGATAGAGATTCTCACCGGCTTCACCATCGTCAACAACCCAGGCCTTCCTTCACTGGCCTCAGCCCTCAACCTCGACTCCAACTCAATGGGCGGCAGAGCCACACCTCTGCACTTCATCATGTCCGACGACATGGACGACATGGACGAGGACATGGTGCCCGGAACTCTGCAAT CTCCCAGTATGATGTCCCTGCGCCAACGCCACATTGACCCCCAGCTGGCCATGGGCTCCCAGAG GGACCTGAACCGTTCCGACTCTGACTCCTCCCTGTCACTCTCCCAAGTTGGTGATCGGCTCTCAGCCTACAGCTCCAAAGGCCACCTAATCAAGCCCACTTCTCTCATGCACGGCATGTCCAGTCGCTCGGAGGATGCCCTCTCACTGCATGCTCACACCCTGAACGGAGGGAACCGCGTACACGAGAGCAGTCCCGGCGAGACCGTCACCGACAGCCCCGTTCTCGTGAAGAAGGTGTACAGCATGGAGGAGTCCCCCAGCATGGGAGAGATCAACAGTCTGTCAGAGTCGTCCCGCTCCTTCAGCCCCAACTCCACTGAACCGGACACACCGTCACCTACAGGAGGGCAACTGGGGGCCGCAGGGCCAAAGGTTAACAGCCGCATCCCGCAGCTGTCCTCCAAGAAGAGCCCCCTGGAGGAGGACAGCGGCTCAACAGGAGAAGAAACAGATTCCACTGCCAGCCGCAAGAAACACACCTTCAAGATCTTCAAGAAGCAGAGGAAATAA
- the stim1a gene encoding stromal interaction molecule 1a isoform X3, producing the protein MEFNTCVSLWIFCLCLAGESWSEKTSSPSSDSPGESGVPDFCRIDDSLCKDENALLSFEAIRSIHKQMDDDANGNVDVSETDGFLREDLNYHDPKAKHNTFHGDDQFISVEDLWNAWKGSEVYNWTVDEVVEWLITYVELPQYVEAFRKMSFNGSAMSRLAVKNTTLTLSILKILDRSHVQKLQLKALDTVLFGAPLMNRHNHLKDFMLVVSIVIGMGGCWFAYIQKRYSKDHMKKMMTDLEGLQRAEQSLHDLQQKLQIAQEEHRTVEVEKVTLEQKLRDEINAAKQEAQRLRELREGTENELSRQKYAEEELDQVRMALKKAEKELESRSSWSPPNSLQKWLQLTHEVEVQYYNIKKQNAERQLLIAKEGAEKIKKKRNTLFGTFHVAHSSSLDDVDHKILSAKQALGEVTAALRERLHRWQQIEILTGFTIVNNPGLPSLASALNLDSNSMGGRATPLHFIMSDDMDDMDEDMVPGTLQSPSMMSLRQRHIDPQLAMGSQRLVESCLLPGQQGEGSPYPSRSRAALRQARSQSFGQLDCLPLPPLSSAVSHPSIICTSIPNPQSLSSFSSSCLPSSVGGCVAPHSSHLYHASFQPMDPIPDFTFSDVSKAHSSCSDGLGYPSLLHFPHTAHGPEPFRL; encoded by the exons ATTTTTGTCGCATCGATGACTCACTGTGCAAGGATGAGAACGCCCTTCTCAGCTTTGAGGCTATCCGTAGTATCCACAAGCAGATGGACGATGACGCAAACGGCAATGTAGACGTGTCGGAGACGGACGGC TTCCTGAGAGAAGATCTTAACTATCATGACCCAAAGGCCAAGCATAACACCTTCCATGGGGATGACCAGTTCATCAGTGTGGAGGACTTGTGGAATGCGTGGAAGGGCTCTGAAG tGTACAATTGGACAGTGGATGAGGTGGTGGAGTGGCTCATCACATATGTGGAGCTGCCACAATACGTGGAAGCATTTCGCAAGATGAGTTTTAATGGCAGCGCCATGTCAAG GCTTGCCGTGAAGAACACCACGCTGACTCTCTCTATTCTCAAGATATTGGATCGCAGCCACGTGCAAAAGTTGCAGCTCAAAGCCCTGGACACTGTACTGTTTGGAGCTCCCCTGA TGAATAGACATAACCACCTGAAGGACTTCATGCTGGTAGTGTCAATTGTCATAGGCATGGGTGGTTGCTGGTTTGCCTACATCCAGAAGCGCTACTCCAAGGACCacatgaagaagatgatgacaGACCTGGAGGGGCTACAGAGAGCTGAGCAGAGTCTGCATGACCTGCAACAGAA GCTGCAGATCGCCCAGGAAGAGCACCGCacggtggaggtggagaaggtgaCCCTGGAGCAGAAGCTGAGGGATGAGATCAACGCAGCCAAGCAGGAGGCCCAGCGCCTGCGAGAGTTGCGCGAGGGCACAGAGAACGAACTGAGTCGCCAGAAGTACGCAGAAGAAGAGCTGGACCAG GTGCGTATGGCATTGAAGAAAGCTGAGAAGGAGCTGGAGTCACGGAGCAGCTGGTCGCCTCCGAATTCTCTCCAGAAGTGGCTGCAGCTCACCCATGAGGTGGAAGTACAGTACTACAACATCAAGAAGCAAAACGCTGAACGGCAGCTCCTGATTGCCAAAGAAGGG GCagagaagataaagaaaaagaggaacacTCTCTTCGGGACTTTCCATGTGGCTCACAGCTCCTCCCTGGATGACGTGGACCACAAAATACTGTCAGCAAA ACAAGCCCTGGGCGAGGTGACGGCTGCGTTGCGGGAGAGGCTTCATCGTTGGCAGCAGATAGAGATTCTCACCGGCTTCACCATCGTCAACAACCCAGGCCTTCCTTCACTGGCCTCAGCCCTCAACCTCGACTCCAACTCAATGGGCGGCAGAGCCACACCTCTGCACTTCATCATGTCCGACGACATGGACGACATGGACGAGGACATGGTGCCCGGAACTCTGCAAT CTCCCAGTATGATGTCCCTGCGCCAACGCCACATTGACCCCCAGCTGGCCATGGGCTCCCAGAGGTTGGTAGAGAGTTGTCTGTTGCCGGGGCAGCAGGGCGAGGGATCCCCATACCCATCCCGGTCTCGGGCCGCCCTCAGACAAGCACGTAGCCAGTCGTTTGGGCAGCTCGActgcctccctctgccccctctgtcctcagctgtgtctcatccctctatcatctgTACCAGCATCCCAAACCCCCAGTCCCtgtcctccttctcttcctcctgtttacCCAGCTCTGTGGGTGGTTGCGTAGCCCCTCATTCCTCCCATTTATATCACGCCTCTTTCCAGCCCATGGACCCCATTCCTGATTTCACCTTCTCAGATGTCTCCAAAGCTCACTCCTCGTGCAGCGACGGCCTCGGGTACCCATCTCTTCTCCATTTTCCACACACAGCGCAT GGACCTGAACCGTTCCGACTCTGA